From a region of the bacterium genome:
- the cas2 gene encoding CRISPR-associated endonuclease Cas2, giving the protein MYAILVYDINEKRVSKALKICRKYLYWVQNSVFEGEITFPKLEKLKSELNKKVIKSTEDSVIIYILKDERYTKREILGEKKVNKGIIL; this is encoded by the coding sequence ATGTATGCAATACTTGTATATGATATAAATGAAAAAAGAGTTTCAAAAGCATTGAAAATATGTAGAAAATATTTATATTGGGTTCAAAATTCTGTATTTGAAGGTGAAATAACATTTCCAAAACTTGAAAAATTAAAATCAGAATTAAATAAAAAAGTAATAAAAAGCACAGAAGATTCAGTCATTATATATATTTTAAAAGATGAAAGATATACTAAAAGAGAAATTCTTGGCGAAAAAAAAGTGAATAAGGGTATCATACTTTAA